Genomic DNA from Gossypium hirsutum isolate 1008001.06 chromosome A01, Gossypium_hirsutum_v2.1, whole genome shotgun sequence:
TGTTCCTGAGGTTGAGGAAATTCCAATTAAAGCTCAATCCGTCAAAATGCACCTTCGGAGCTAGGTCCGGAAAGTTACTCGGCTTCGTAGTCAGTGAGAAGGGAATATAAGTTGACCCTGATAAAGTCAAGGCTATTCAGGAGCTGCCACCGCCACAAACTCAGAAAGAAGtccgaggtttcctagggagacTAAACTATATCGCACGGTTTATTTCGCAACTGACTGAGaagtgtgaccccatattccgtcttcttaaAAAGCATAATCTTGGGGTATGAGATGATGAATGCCAAAAAACCTTTGAAAAGgttaaacaatatttgtccagtccccTAGTGCTAACACCACCAAGCCCTGGTAAACCATTGATACTGTACTTAACAGTATTTGATAATTCGATGGGGTGTGTGCTCGGCCAACACGATGAGACTGGAGAAAAGAAAGAgcaatatattacctcagtaaaaaaTTCACTGAGTGTGAAATGAGGTATCCGCCAATTGAGAAGCTATGCTGTGCTTTGGTTTGGACAACACAAAGGTtgaggcaatacatgttgtaccatacaacttggctaatctCAAAGCTAGACCCTCccaaatacatgatggaatcaaccGCTTTaaatggaaggatggcccgatggcagattCTGCTCTCCGAATTTGATATAGTTTATGTAAACCAAAAAGCTGTGAatgggagtgcaatagcagactTCCTAGCCAGTAGAGCTTTGGAGGACTATGAACCTTTGAATTTCAGTTTCTccaatgaagatctaatgtatgtaGCAATCACTGAAGGAGACATGTCTAAAGATCattcttggaaattaaattttgacggagcatcAAATGCCATTGgaaatggagttggggcagtacTAATATCCCCAAATGGAGACCATTATCCATTCACTTGCAAGCTAGATTTTGACTGCACAAACaacatggcagaatacgaagcatgtatcatgggaattcgGGCAGCTATAGATCGCGAAATCAAAGTATTAGAAGTGTATGGAGATtctgcattggtaatttatcagcttaaAGGTGAGTGGGAAACGAGAGATCCCAAATTGATCAGTTACCGAAAGTTAATCTTGGAGTTAAttgaagagtttgatgatattaccTTTCATTACCTCCCGCGATACGAGAATCAAATGGCTGACGCCTTGGTTACACTAGCTTCTATGATCAAAGTAAATGAACAAGAGGATATgaagccaattcaaatgagtaTCTGTGAGGCTCCGGCTCACTGCTGTAATGTCAATGAAGAGGAAGAGATagatgatcatccttggtatcatgatatcttacaatatgtgaagagCCGTGCGTATCCAGATCAAGCaactgaaaatgataaaagaacatTGAGGAGGTTAGCCAGTGACTATGTCCTGGACGGTGAGGTcctatataaggaaagaaaggaTTAGGTGTTGCTAAGATGTGTTGACGTTGTTGAGGCAAAGAAAATTCTAGAGGAAGTCCATGATAGCGTCTGTgagacacatgccaatggttttacAGTGGCTcgacaaatcatgagattcagaTATTACTGGTCCacaatggaaggagattgcatcaattacgctaagaagtgccataagtGTCAAATTTATAGAGACAAGATCCATGTGCTTCCTTCACCCCTCCATGTTATGACTTCCCCATGGTCATTCTCAATGTGgggtatggacgtcattgggccaatTTCGCCAAAGGCTTCCAATGGACATTGATT
This window encodes:
- the LOC107961098 gene encoding uncharacterized protein: MRYPPIEKLCCALVWTTQRLRQYMLYHTTWLISKLDPPKYMMESTALNGRMARWQILLSEFDIVYVNQKAVNGSAIADFLASRALEDYEPLNFSFSNEDLMYVAITEGDMSKDHSWKLNFDGASNAIGNGVGAVLISPNGDHYPFTCKLDFDCTNNMAEYEACIMGIRAAIDREIKVLEVYGDSALVIYQLKGEWETRDPKLISYRKLILELIEEFDDITFHYLPRYENQMADALVTLASMIKVNEQEDMKPIQMSICEAPAHCCNVNEEEEIDDHPWYHDILQYVKSRAYPDQATENDKRTLRRLASDYVLDGEVLYKERKD